In Bifidobacterium scardovii JCM 12489 = DSM 13734, the genomic stretch CCGCCACCGGCGCCGCCGCGTCCAACCTCGACCTGTACCAGGTCAACAGCACGTACTATTCGGCGCTCGGCTGCAATGACCAGCACTACATCGCCGCCCGCGCCGTGCAGTTCTTCGTGCCGGGCGTGCCGCAGGTGTACTACGTCGGCGCGCTCGCCGGCGTGAACGACATGGAGCTGCTGCGCCGCACGAATGTCGGCCGCGACATCAACCGCCACTACTACTCGACCGCGGAGATCGACGAGCAGCTGGAGCGTCCGGTGGTCAAGGCGCTCAACGCGCTGTGCCGCTTCCGCAACACGCTGCCCGCCTTCAACGGCGAGTTCGGCTATGAAGCGGACGGCGAGCGCTCGATCACGCTGAAGTGGGCGTCCGCCGACGGGGCGAGCACGGCCGCTCTCGTGTTCGAGCCGGGCAAGGGGCTGGGTGTGGACAGCGACGAGTCCGTCGCCACGCTGACTTGGACCGATGCCGCCGGCAAGCATACGACCGGCGATCTGATCGCCGACCCGCCCGTCGCGGCCTGATCGCGTTCCGGCCGCCGCCTGCACCGCGCCCCTTCCTTCCGCCGCCCTGTTGGACGGGCCGCGGCGGAAAGGGGCGCAGCCATAGGCGAGTCGCGTGCGGCGCGGCGCAAGGCGTCTGAGACCGCTATTACGATACGTCCCGTACACCAATAGAGAGTAAGTAAGAGAGCGCACTACGCCATGACCGACGATCAGTACGATCAGCAATCGACATCCCCGCAGTGTGGGGCCCAATCCCCTGAGAGCCCGGCCCAATCCCCGCAATCTCCCGCAGAATCCACACCCCAGTCCCAACCCCAGCCTCAGCCGGCGCCCCAACCCCGCCCGCTGCCCGGCCAGCATTTCATCCGCCCCGGCATCGACGACCGGCCGGATTACGAGAAGGCGCTGAGCCCCGAGGACAAGGCCGCCGTGGCCCGCCTGGCCGTGCCGCTGCGGCGCCGCGCTCCGGAGGCGGCCGCCGCCCAGCCGGAGACCCAGGCCGCCCGCCTGTCCGCGGCCGGCTCCCCCGCAACCGCTGCGTCGGCGGTCGACGCGGCGATCCCCGACATGTCCTCCGCGTTCCTCGACATGCGCGATCCGATGGTCTCCGCGGACGGGCAGCGCCCCGACGCCGCGCAGGTCAGGCGCCTGACGTGGGGCTTCGGCCTTGCGGCCGCGCTGCGCACCATCCCGTGGGTCATGCTCAATATGGTGCTGTTGCCCGCCGTGGTGGACCGGCTGGCTGGCAACGGATACTTCGATGACTTTGCGGCGTTCTGCCACAACGGCGAGGCGGACGGCATGCTGGGCGTCTCGTCCGTGATCCCCTTGGCTGCCATCATTGCGATCGGCTGTGTGGTGGCGCTGTTCGCCAACGCCGTCGTCGCGGTCGTGTCGGACCGCACGCGCACGGCGATCGGCCGCCGCACACCGTGGATCCTCGCCGGCGGCGCCCTGTGCGCGCTGGGCACGCTGATGCTCGGTGCCATCGAAGGCATCAGCGGCGCGTTGCTGTTGTGGATCGTGCTGAACATCGGATACGCGATGGTCGCCACGCCGTTCGCGGCCGCATTCGCCGAACGCATGCCCGACAAGTTCCGCGAACGCAGCATGCGCTGGCGCGGCGTCGGGCTGATGCTCGGGCAGGCGGCCGGCGTCTGGCTCGCCGCGTTCGGGGTGATCGTGGTCGATGGCCGCATGGTCGGCGGGTTCGGCGAACTGCCCTTCGCCGTCTGCGCGGTGATGTTCCTGCTGTGCGCGATCATCCCCCTGCTGGTGTGGCCAAGGGAGCGTTCCAGCCAAGCTGACGCGCGCCAGCCGTTCGATCTGGGGAGCGTGCATGCGCAGTTCCGCATGCCGCAGGACGCTCCCAGGTTCCGCATGGCCTTCGCGGCGCGGCTGTGCATGATGACCGGCGCCGGCTTCGTCTCGGTGTTCCTGTGGCTGATCGTGCGGCACGGCGTGGCCGATGCCGTCCAGTGCCGGACGATGTCGTCCTTCCCCGCGACGATTCCCACGGGCCTGATGCTGGCGCTGATGGCGCTCGCCACGCTGGCCGGCTCCGCGCTGGCCTCGCTGGTAGCCGGGCGGATCGCGGACCGGGTCGAGGACGCGCGGCGCGTGGCGGTTCCCGCCTGCGTGCTGTACGGCGTGCTCATGCTGGTGCCGGTCGTCGCGCCGAACATGACGGGATTGGCCGTGTTCGCCCTGGTTTCCGGCTTCGCGTTCGGCCTGTACGACGTGTTCAACCAGACGCTCGTGCTGGAGACGCTGCCCGATCCGCGTACGTCCGGGCGTGATCTGGGCATGTTCAACGTGGCCAATGTGATCGCGCCGGCGAATGCCTCCGTGATCGGCGCGTGCGTGGCCGTCGCGTTCGGGTACTTCGCACTGTTCGTCGCCGCGTTGGTGTTTGTGCTGGTCTCGGCCCTGCTGATGGTCTGCGCCAGATAGGCGGCCCGTGGCCGTACGGCGGGCGGCCTCCGATCGGCGACGTGGATCGGCGATGGCCGGCGACACGAGAGTGGGTGTTCACAATGTGAACACCCACTGGTACATCGGCGGGGGCGCTCCTATGTTATGGGACCAGTCGAGCAAACAGCTCGGCGGAAACGTTCGATACCGGAAGGAGGTTCGCCACGATGACTGGATACACTGCCTACGCTGCCGTTGATCACACCAACGCTCTGCTGTCCGCACGAATTATTATTCCGTCTTCGCTGGCGGACTGATTCGGCATACAGCTTGAAGCCCCGCCAACGAAGGCAGGGCTGAGAGCGAGTCACAAGCTTTTCTTGAAGCCCTGCCACCGTGGCGGGGCTTTTTTTGATGCGCCCCACAAGGTCACCGCCCGTCATTCCAAGCTCGCACAGCGCAACCGCAGATATCCACCAACCGTGAAACCCCGCGTGGAACAATGTGAAACATATTGTGAAACGTGGCGAACGCAGAAGAGAGACATCATGTCAGCAGTCGAAACCACGACTGGAAATACCGTCGCCGGCAAAGCCGGCGCGCTGGTGCGCGATTCGGTCAAAACCGTCATCGCCGCCTCGATGGTCGGCACGGCCATCGAATTCTATGACTTCTACGCCTACGGCACCGCCGCGGCAAACTACTTCCCGCACATCTTCTTCTCCGACAAGACCAACCCGACCGTCGCGATGCTGATGAGCTTCCTCACCTTCGCCATCGCCTTCGTCGCCCGCCCGCTCGGCTCGCTGATCTTCGGCCACTTCGGCGATCGCCTGGGGCGCAAGGCCACGCTGGTCGTGAGCCTGATGACCATGGGCGTCGGCACCTTCCTCATCGGCTGCCTGCCCACCTACGATCAGGTCGGCGTCGCCGCGGTCGCGGTCCTGTGCCTGCTGCGCCTGGTGCAGGGCATCGGTCTGGGCGGCGAATGGTCCGGCGCGGCGCTGGTCGCCACCGAGAACGCCCCCGAGGACAAGCGAGCCCTGTACGGCTCCTTCCCGGAGCTCGGCGCCCCGATCGGCTTCTTCCTGTCCAACGGCACCTACTTCGTGCTCGAGTCCTTCAATGATCAGGACGCGATGCTGGCCTGGGGCTGGCGCGTGCCGTTCCTGCTCTCCGCCGTTCTGGTGATCGTCGGCCTTGTGGTCCGCGTCCACATGGAGGAGACCCCGATCTTCCGCATGGCCCAGGAGCAGAAGAAGGTCGTCAAGTCCCCGTTGACCGAGGTCTTCCGCAAGTCGTGGCGTCAGGTGCTGCAGGCCACCTTCCTCGTGGCCGTGACCTATACGCTGTTCTACACGCTCGCCACCTGGTCCCTCGCCTGGGGCACCAAGGAGCAGGGCGAAGGCGGCGGCGGACTCGGCTTCACCAACCAGGAATACCTGCTCATGCTGATGGTCTCCATCTGCGTGTTCGCCCTGTTCATCGTGCTGTCCTGCCTGTACGCGGACAAGATCGGCCGCCGTCGCGTGCTGACCTTCTCCTCCTGCGCGCTGGTCGTGTTCGCCGTGGCGTTCCCCTTCCTGCTGGACGGCGGTCTGGTCGGCCAGAAGAACTTCTTCGCCAACATGGTGTTCCTGTGCGTCGGCTTCGCGCTGATGGGCATCGCCTTCGGGCCGATCGGCGCCTTCCTGCCCGAGCTGTTCGACGCCAACGTGCGTTACTCCGGCTCCGGCATCGGCTACAACCTGGCCGCCATCGTCGGCGCGGCCTTCGTGCCGACGATCGCCACTTGGCTGAGCGCCCACTGGGGCGTCCACTCCGTGGGTCTGTACCTCGCCGTGATGGCCGTGTGCTGCCTGGTGTCGGTGCTGACGTGCCGTGAGACCAAAGACGTTGATTTCACCAAGTGATATCGGCGCCCGATAAGCAGGCTCTCGTTACGAGAGCAAAAACACATTCAATATTTGGACGTGAGCGATCACGCCAATGTAAGGGGGACTAGAACAGTCCCCAGAGGCGGATGGCGCTTCCGTGAGATAGGGACACAATCCCGAACGGAAAATCCATTCGCAATCACAACGGTTGCCGAGCATGCTAGCTCGACATCATCGCTACCTCTACAAAGGAGTGCCAATCATGGCAGCAACAATCTGGTACGAAAAAGACGCTGATCTGAGCGTGTTCGATGGCAAGAAGGTCGCCG encodes the following:
- a CDS encoding MFS transporter, whose amino-acid sequence is MTDDQYDQQSTSPQCGAQSPESPAQSPQSPAESTPQSQPQPQPAPQPRPLPGQHFIRPGIDDRPDYEKALSPEDKAAVARLAVPLRRRAPEAAAAQPETQAARLSAAGSPATAASAVDAAIPDMSSAFLDMRDPMVSADGQRPDAAQVRRLTWGFGLAAALRTIPWVMLNMVLLPAVVDRLAGNGYFDDFAAFCHNGEADGMLGVSSVIPLAAIIAIGCVVALFANAVVAVVSDRTRTAIGRRTPWILAGGALCALGTLMLGAIEGISGALLLWIVLNIGYAMVATPFAAAFAERMPDKFRERSMRWRGVGLMLGQAAGVWLAAFGVIVVDGRMVGGFGELPFAVCAVMFLLCAIIPLLVWPRERSSQADARQPFDLGSVHAQFRMPQDAPRFRMAFAARLCMMTGAGFVSVFLWLIVRHGVADAVQCRTMSSFPATIPTGLMLALMALATLAGSALASLVAGRIADRVEDARRVAVPACVLYGVLMLVPVVAPNMTGLAVFALVSGFAFGLYDVFNQTLVLETLPDPRTSGRDLGMFNVANVIAPANASVIGACVAVAFGYFALFVAALVFVLVSALLMVCAR
- a CDS encoding MFS transporter, whose protein sequence is MSAVETTTGNTVAGKAGALVRDSVKTVIAASMVGTAIEFYDFYAYGTAAANYFPHIFFSDKTNPTVAMLMSFLTFAIAFVARPLGSLIFGHFGDRLGRKATLVVSLMTMGVGTFLIGCLPTYDQVGVAAVAVLCLLRLVQGIGLGGEWSGAALVATENAPEDKRALYGSFPELGAPIGFFLSNGTYFVLESFNDQDAMLAWGWRVPFLLSAVLVIVGLVVRVHMEETPIFRMAQEQKKVVKSPLTEVFRKSWRQVLQATFLVAVTYTLFYTLATWSLAWGTKEQGEGGGGLGFTNQEYLLMLMVSICVFALFIVLSCLYADKIGRRRVLTFSSCALVVFAVAFPFLLDGGLVGQKNFFANMVFLCVGFALMGIAFGPIGAFLPELFDANVRYSGSGIGYNLAAIVGAAFVPTIATWLSAHWGVHSVGLYLAVMAVCCLVSVLTCRETKDVDFTK